Proteins encoded together in one Luteibaculum oceani window:
- the bshA gene encoding N-acetyl-alpha-D-glucosaminyl L-malate synthase BshA — MNIGIVCYPTFGGSGVVATELGKALARQGHKVHFITYAQPVRLVGSLRKNIFYHEVSVSDYPLFEYQPYELVLTSKMVDVALHENLDVLHVHYAIPHASAAIMAREILKEKGKYVPIVTTLHGTDITLVGKDESFEPVITHAINKSDAVTSVSESLKQDTYKYFGVTNEIKVIPNFICPENLESRREEIEGIRSNYARAEERILIHISNFRAVKRVEDVVKVFAKVQQRVPAKLIFVGDGPDRIKAEAKCRELGVCDKVFFLGRLKNPTEALFMSDLFLLTSETESFGLAALEAMAIGVPVVSSNTGGIPEVNKHGVSGLLSEVGDIEDMAKNAISILKTDEALAAYKQGAKEQSELFNLKKILPEYEHLYSQLLVKNPS; from the coding sequence ATGAATATTGGAATTGTTTGTTATCCAACATTTGGAGGTAGCGGGGTAGTAGCCACCGAACTTGGTAAAGCCCTCGCCAGGCAAGGACATAAAGTCCATTTTATTACCTATGCACAGCCCGTTCGGTTAGTGGGTAGTCTCAGAAAAAATATATTTTATCACGAAGTAAGCGTAAGCGATTATCCACTTTTTGAATATCAACCCTATGAGTTGGTTTTAACCAGTAAAATGGTAGATGTTGCTTTACACGAAAACCTGGATGTGCTTCATGTGCATTATGCTATTCCACATGCGTCGGCGGCTATTATGGCTAGGGAAATTCTAAAGGAAAAGGGAAAATATGTCCCCATTGTAACCACCCTTCACGGTACGGATATAACCTTGGTTGGAAAAGACGAAAGTTTTGAACCGGTAATTACGCATGCAATCAATAAATCGGATGCCGTTACTTCTGTGTCAGAGAGCCTAAAACAGGATACCTATAAATACTTCGGAGTGACCAACGAAATAAAGGTGATTCCCAATTTTATCTGTCCAGAAAATTTAGAGAGTAGAAGAGAAGAGATTGAGGGAATACGTAGTAACTATGCGAGAGCAGAGGAGCGTATCCTTATTCATATTTCCAATTTTAGAGCGGTTAAGCGAGTAGAGGACGTAGTAAAAGTGTTTGCCAAGGTGCAGCAAAGAGTGCCCGCCAAACTCATTTTTGTGGGCGATGGCCCCGATCGCATCAAGGCAGAAGCAAAATGCCGCGAATTGGGCGTTTGCGATAAAGTGTTTTTTCTTGGAAGACTTAAAAATCCGACAGAAGCCCTTTTTATGAGTGACCTATTTTTGTTAACCTCAGAAACAGAGAGTTTTGGTTTGGCAGCCTTGGAGGCTATGGCGATAGGAGTGCCCGTGGTGAGTTCCAATACAGGTGGAATACCCGAAGTAAATAAACACGGAGTCTCTGGGCTTTTATCCGAAGTTGGAGATATTGAAGATATGGCGAAAAATGCCATAAGTATTTTAAAAACCGATGAGGCTTTGGCTGCTTATAAACAGGGAGCTAAAGAACAGAGTGAATTGTTTAATCTTAAGAAAATCCTGCCAGAATACGAGCATTTGTACTCGCAATTGTTGGTAAAAAATCCATCATGA